The following coding sequences lie in one Apium graveolens cultivar Ventura chromosome 3, ASM990537v1, whole genome shotgun sequence genomic window:
- the LOC141713969 gene encoding uncharacterized protein LOC141713969, translating to MTRVYGASLSGGKTAEAVPNAATLVVPNTAVPVTAHAEKPMKFSGLDFKTWQQKILFYLTTLNLVRFLTEDAPKLKEDESDIQLVSAVQAWNHSDFLCGNYIMNCLSDSLYKVYSVLKTSKALWDSLDRKYRYEDAGTKKFRVARLLEFMMVDSKKVVNQVQDLQMIMNDMEAEGMPMNEAFQVAVIIEKLPPVGRTSRTI from the coding sequence ATGACTAGAGTTTACGGAGCTAGCTTGTCTGGTGGAAAGACTGCTGAGGCAGTGCCTAATGCGGCGACCCTTGTGGTGCCAAATACGGCTGTACCGGTAACCGCTCACGCGGAAAAACCGATGAAATTCAGTGGGCTGGATTTCAAGACGTGGCAACAAAAGATATTGTTCTACTTGACCACATTGAACCTTGTGAGGTTCTTGACTGAGGATGCTCCTAAGCTGAAAGAAGACGAGTCTGATATTCAGCTAGTCAGTGCAGTCCAAGCTTGGAACCACTCAGACTTCTTATGTGGAAATTACATAATGAACTGTTTGAGTGACTCGCTATACAAGGTGTATAGTGTGCTAAAAACATCCAAAGCTTTGTGGGACTCACTCGACAGAAAGTATAGATACGAGGATGCGGGTACTAAGAAGTTTAGAGTGGCCCGGCTCCTTGAGTTTATGATGGTTGATTCCAAGAAGGTGGTTAATCAAGTTCAAGACCTTCAGATGATCATGAATGACATGGAAGCTGAGGGAATGCCCATGAATGAAGCCTTCCAAGTAGCCGTTATTATTGAGAAATTACCCCCGGTTGGAAGGACTTCAAGAACTATTTGA
- the LOC141713970 gene encoding uncharacterized protein LOC141713970, translating to MTRVYGASLSGGKTAEAVPNAATLVVPNTAVPVTAHAEKPMKFSGLDFKTWQQKILFYLTTLNLVRFLTEDAPKLKEDESDIQLVSAVQAWNHSDFLCGNYIMNCLSDSLYKVYSVLKTSKALWDSLDRKYRYEDAGTKKFRVARLLEFMMVDSKKVVNQVQDLQMIMHDMEAEGMPMNEAFQVAVIIEKLPPVGRTSRTI from the coding sequence ATGACTAGAGTTTACGGAGCTAGCTTGTCTGGTGGAAAGACTGCTGAGGCAGTGCCTAATGCGGCGACCCTTGTGGTGCCAAATACGGCTGTACCGGTAACCGCTCACGCGGAAAAACCGATGAAATTCAGTGGGCTGGATTTCAAGACGTGGCAACAAAAGATATTGTTCTACTTGACCACATTGAACCTTGTGAGGTTCTTGACTGAGGATGCACCTAAGCTGAAAGAAGATGAGTCTGATATTCAGCTAGTCAGTGCAGTCCAAGCTTGGAACCACTCAGACTTCTTATGTGGAAATTACATAATGAACTGTTTGAGTGACTCGCTATACAAGGTGTATAGTGTGCTAAAAACATCCAAAGCTTTGTGGGACTCACTCGACAGAAAGTATAGATACGAGGATGCGGGTACTAAGAAGTTTAGAGTGGCCCGACTCCTTGAGTTTATGATGGTTGATTCCAAGAAGGTGGTTAATCAAGTTCAAGACCTTCAGATGATCATGCATGACATGGAAGCTGAGGGAATGCCCATGAATGAAGCCTTCCAAGTAGCCGTTATTATTGAGAAATTACCCCCGGTTGGAAGGACTTCAAGAACTATTTGA
- the LOC141711930 gene encoding rhomboid-like protein 15: MRSNIVTEAGLPTRIGQWWEGIPFLTSVVIIVCGAIYLLCLLAGYDSFEEVCFLPVAVVTRFQVYRIYSSVLFHGSLPHVLFNMLAFVPLGSELERIMGSIRLSYITILLATSNALLHLLIAALAAHIPFYPYPHFMNECAIGFSGILFSMIVVETSLSGAQYRSVFGLFNVPAQWYAWLLLVVFQLLMSNVSLLGHLCGILSGFAYTYGLFNFLVPGPSFYSSIESSTWLSTCIRRPKYIMCTGGSPSGYLPTYSNQNLSSGLLSGNVWRNLSSWMPQRETSAQSTGDSRFPGTGRTLASGRNTNASTINSDLSLQARLLDSNSSPDNTLNTEVVAGQPTLDGRRQVVENVAAADTGLQGHQVPVVSDVEIQKLVAMGFERTQVEVALAAADGDLNVAVEILMSQEG; this comes from the exons ATGAGATCAAACATTGTTACTGAG GCGGGACTGCCTACTAGGATAGGGCAATGGTGGGAAGGCATTCCGTTCCTTACTTCTGTAGTGATTATAGTATGTGGGGCTATATATTTACTCTGTCTTCTGGCTGGATATGACTCCTTCGAGGAAGTATGTTTTTTACCTGTTGCTGTTGTGACAAGGTTTCAAG TTTACAGGATTTACAGTTCTGTACTATTTCATGGGTCGCTACCGCATGTGCTATTTAACATGTTGGCATTTGTTCCGCTTGGTTCCGAGTTGGAGAGGATCATGGGATCCATCCGCTTGTCGTACATCACAATTCTGTTGGCCACAAGCAACGCTCTATTGCATCTTCTTATTGCCGCTTTGGCAGCCCATATCCCTTTTTACCCTTATCCACATTTCATGAATGAGTGTGCCATTGGTTTCTCAGGAATACTGTTTTCTATGATCGTTGTAGAAACAAGTCTAAGTGGAGCTCAATATAGGAG TGTATTTGGACTATTTAATGTGCCTGCTCAATG GTATGCATGGCTCTTATTGGTTGTGTTCCAGCTTCTCATGTCCAATGTGTCATTACTTGGACATTTATGCGGCATTTTGTCTGGATTTGCCT ATACTTATGGGTTATTCAACTTTCTTGTTCCTGGACCATCTTTCTATTCATCAATTGAATCCTCAACATGGCTC TCAACCTGCATAAGGAGACCAAAATATATAATGTGCACTGGCGGAAGCCCTTCAGGATATCTTCCGACATATTCAAATCAAAATTTATCCAG TGGTTTACTCTCCGGAAATGTATGGAGGAACCTCTCGTCATGGATGCCACAAAGAGAGACTTCTGCTCAG TCAACAGGTGATAGCAGGTTCCCTGGGACAGGTAGAACTCTTGCTTCTGGACGGAATACAAATGCTTCTACCATAAACTCTGACCTGAGCTTACAAGCTAGACTGTTGGATAGTAATAGCAGCCCAGACAATACATTAAACACAGAAGTTGTAGCTGGACAGCCAACACTTGATGGGAG GAGGCAAGTGGTAGAAAACGTCGCAGCAGCAGATACAGGACTTCAAGGCCACCAG GTTCCAGTTGTTTCTGATGTAGAGATTCAAAAACTTGTAGCAATGGGGTTTGAAAGG ACACAGGTTGAAGTTGCACTGGCTGCCGCTGATGGGGATCTAAATGTAGCTGTTGAGATACTCATGAGCCAAGAA GGTTAA